The Lampris incognitus isolate fLamInc1 chromosome 15, fLamInc1.hap2, whole genome shotgun sequence genomic interval TTCTTGCATTCAAAATgttgatattttgaaaagaaagccactttctctgtgaatgttctcattcatccagggtcatggttatccaaaggagttgaatcaagtgcaactgggcttgggcgcggctggacatcggagcacaggacagCCACgctatcaatagctctgataacgacgggtgcggccaaacgtcggtacacaaaagagccactcatatctatggctctgttagcgacgggtgttggtaaacatcggatcacaaagagccatgcatatcaatagctctgacaacaactcctagaggataaattctgagtctcatcaccagccagtcagactagcttggtctcgtcagaaaggcacgaactgaggaagcctcttggatgagaggcaaaacgtcttcacggatatataccaagtccagttgcacttgattcaactcctttggagaaagccactttatttggcattgtattctgttctctgcatttaacctatcctattttataggagcagctgcagtgcccggggagtGTTTACAACTTTACATGTAGAATATTTTGAAATAAAAACATATTCAACACCTGGTGCATTAACAGCACTGGATTAGTTCAAATTCATGTTTGTTTTGTTACTACCGTTAACTGGTGAAATAACAAAGGGCTATTTATGAGGACTTCTGCACGATGAATATATTTGCCAACATGGAGAAGGCAAGCATAGTGGAGTCCAGTGGGGCGGCTCAGTAGCAGATAGTACGAGGGTGGTTGAACTGTGCAGCTCCCAGTGTCTGATGCCACCCCCGCAATAGCTCATGGGATGCAGATTCTTTCTAAATGGACTCGTCTGGTTAAATAAGGGCTAAAAATCACAGGTTGAAAGTAATCCACACAAACTCATGtaaactggtaaaaaaaaaaaagaggctagtCACTCCATGTATTTCTGCATTCATCATCAAATTAGGGCAAAATTAGGTCCCTCTGATGGCTTAAGAGTTAATGGGATTTTAGGATAAAAAAAATTATTCATTTCAATACTATTCtcattcctttttcttttttttgtccttttttgatTTCTTCGCCATCACCACCTTATTTTCCTCTGGTAACACAACGTCCTCgtgtctcttcttcttcttcttcttcttcttcttgtgcgcATGCTCTGACTCCACAGTTTGGTTCTCAACTGAGTTATTTTCCTGATTTCTTTTAAGCTTTTTCTTCTTGGAGGAACTCTGCCTGTCCTCGCAGTTCGGCTCCACAACGGCGGCGGAGCTGCAATCCTCAGCCACAGCTCCTTCTTCCTCTGCcactttcctctttttcttttttttccctaaacAGGCCTGCTCCTGGTCCTCGTTCTCCTCTGTTACAGAAGTGCACATCTCTGATGCAAAGTCCATGTCTTCGACAGCCTCgctgattttctttttcttctttttgggtTTTTCTGTAACACTGTCATTGCTCTGGAGGGCATCGGGTTCCTCACACAGACCTGACATTTCGGTGGTCTCTGCCTCCAGTGATGAAGCTGGATTCTGGGCCTGGCTACGAGCCCTCTTCAGCTGAGCCATCCGCTGGGCAAAGTACTCCTGCATGGTGAGAGAGCTGGTCACGGTGTTGCTGACGGACTCTGTGTCAGGTTCAGGAGTGGCAGAAGCCTCATTCTCATTCTCCCACTGGGAATCGCTGCTACTATTGTTCTCCTGCAGATAAAGATATAAATACACTTGTGTTATGCTTTCACAAAGCATTCAAAGAACTGAAACAGAGACACAGTAAACAATGGTGGAGGACTCAGGTGCTGAAGTTATTGTCAATCATCACACAGACATTAACACTGCGGAGGCCAAACAGGCTTTCGGTATAACAATGGGTGTTAAAAGAACCTCCTGTGAATTACACCTGTGCTCTCAGACACAGGACAAATCATAGGAAACAGACTATCAATGTTCATcatatttctctttttttcttacaGAGCACAGCCCTACAAATGCAGGCCACTCTTTGTTGCACGCCCCTGCACAGTCAAACTACCATCCCTCTTCAACAGCCAACCACTTGCCAGTCAACGGCAAACTCCGAGTGAGACTTTCAGGCGGTGATAGTGCATCACTTATGTATTTACATAGGTTCTTAAATTCAGCTCAACAGGTTCACCAGAGTGTGGATGACTGAATTACAAAATGCATTTTCTTTGCTAAGTAAATTGTAAAtcttaatacaaaaaaaaattttttttggagaCCCATCAggacattatttaaaaaaaaaaagataggtgAAATGACAATCCTGGTTCCTGGGTGTGGGTGTATTCTACCAGCAAGAATACTTGACACTCATTAAGTACAAGAGGTTGTGTCCTTGCTCTCTGcccgttttttttttatcttgtttgGAAATGTCTTTCATATGACTTATGTTTTAGGGGTTGCACGACTTCTGATTTTTTCAAGTCGACGTTTCTATCAATAAAGTCGACGTAACGTCGACGCGTCGTTGATGACGTcatcacatacacacgcacgcaaaaAAAGAGACAGAATGGGCTGTCCAAAAATGAGCAACTTGTATTGACAAgagctctagtgtgtgtgtgtgtcaatgtgaAATCGCTTAATTTTTCCCCCCACCGGCCACCGCATTTGCGGAAAAAAATAATGCTGTGTGATCATGTGGTCAACGACTCATGGCCGGCGCATAGGAGCGACAAATTGGTTCGTCGCGCTCGCtccgagagtgggggggggggggggtcggagatCTCATAGGTGTTCAATTGGCTACCAAATTGGGAGGAGAAATTGCAGACAATTCTAAGAAAGTATTAACAAGGAAGAATGtatgaacaggaaaaaaaaagtggtcAACGACTCGACGTCTCCCAGTAGGCGTCGACTTGTGGTAGTGACGTCGACATGTCGATAAGTCGACTTTTCTGTGCAAGCCCtattatgtttaaaaaaaaaacctaaacatAAAGTATTAAAAGTGGGAAGAGCTCCAGCAAGTTTTCTGGTgatgatggagagtggcaaggcaTATTTTTCTCTTGTTTTTTCCTGCAGTTGGAAGATTATGGAATAACCCTAACTAAGTAAAGCAGGGTGAACATAAAAcggctgatttttttttattatttctgcccctttttctccccaattgtactgggccaattaccctgttttccaagccgccccggtcgctgctccacctcctctgtcgatcccgggagggctgcagactaccacatgcctcctccaatatacagtgcatccagaaagaattcacaccccttcactttccccacattttgttatgttacagccttattccgaaatggattaaattcctttttttcctcatcaatctacacacaataccccataacgacaaagtgagaaaggttttgtagaaatttttgcaaatttattaaaaataaaaaactgaaatactgcatgtacataagtattcattcacaccctttgctatgacactcaaaattgagctcaggttcatcctgtttccactgatcatccttgagatgtttctacatcttgattggagtccacctgtagtaaattcaatggattggacatgatttggaaaggcacacacctgtctatataaggtcccaggctgttgacagtgcatgtcagagcagaaaccaagccatgaggtcaaaggaattgtctgtggacctccgagacaggattgtatcgaggcacagatctggggaagggtacaaaaacatttctacagctttgaaggtcccgaagagcacagtggtctccatcattcgtaaatggaagaagtttggatccaccaggactcttcctagagctggccgcccagccaaactcagcaatcgggggagaagggccttggtaagggaggtgaccaagaacccgatggtcactctgacagagctccagcgttcctctgtggagatgggagaaccttccagaaggacaaccatctctgcagcactccaccaatcaagcctttatggtagagtggccagacggaagcctctgctcagtaaaaggcacatgacagcccacttggagtttgccagaaagcacctaaaggactttcagaccatgagaaacaaaattctctggtctgatgaaatcaagattgaattctttggcctgaatgccaaacgtcacgtctggaggaaaccaggcacctctcatcaccttgctaataccatccctacagtgaagcatggtggtggcagcatcatgctgtggggatgtttttcagcagcaggaactgggagactagtcaggatcgagggaaagatgaatggagcaaagtacagagagatccttgatgaaaacctgctccagagcactcaggatcTCAGACTGCGGCGAAGGttcacctttcaacatgacaacgaccctaagcacacagccaagacaatgaaggagtggcttcgggacaagtctgtgaatgtccttgagtggcccagtcagagcccagacttgaaccccattgaacatctctggaaagacctgaaaatagctgtgcagcgatgctccccatctaacgttacagagctcgagaggatctgcagagaagaatgggagaaataccccaaatataggtgtgccaagcttgtagcttcacacccaagaagacttgaggctgtaatcgctgccaagggtgcctcaaccaagtactgagtaaagggtgtgaatacttatgtacatgcaatatttcagttttttatttttaataaatttgcaaaaatttctacaaaacctttttcactttgtcatcatggggtattgtttgtagattgatgagggaaaaaaatgaatttaatccattttggaataaggctttaccataacaaaatgtggggaaaatgaaggggtgtgaatactttcaggatgcactgtatgtggagtcgccagccgcttcttgtcacctgacagtgaggagtttcgccagggggacatagcgcgtgggaggatcacgatattccccccagttcccccctgaacaggcaccccgaccgaccagaggtggcgttagtgcagcaaccaggacacacacccacatccggcttcccactgacagacacaaccaattgggtttttttttttaacctttttctccccagttgtacttggccaattaccctattttctgagccatctcggtcactgctccaccacctctgccaatccggggagggctgcagactaccacgtttcctc includes:
- the pinx1 gene encoding PIN2/TERF1-interacting telomerase inhibitor 1, with translation MSMLAEPRRKVKWSVDPRNSTWSNDESKFGQKMLERMGWSKGKGLGKTEQGSTDHIKVKVKNDSLGLGTTVSHEDNWIAHQDDFNQLLAELNNCHGQNNNKESLPEQQQGFSLEEKSKTSKKRVHYMKFTKGKDLSCRTEKDLNCIFGKRAKHAKDEEEENNSSSDSQWENENEASATPEPDTESVSNTVTSSLTMQEYFAQRMAQLKRARSQAQNPASSLEAETTEMSGLCEEPDALQSNDSVTEKPKKKKKKISEAVEDMDFASEMCTSVTEENEDQEQACLGKKKKKRKVAEEEGAVAEDCSSAAVVEPNCEDRQSSSKKKKLKRNQENNSVENQTVESEHAHKKKKKKKKKRHEDVVLPEENKVVMAKKSKKDKKKKKE